In the genome of Desulfuromonas sp. DDH964, one region contains:
- a CDS encoding SCO family protein — protein MPKKLFGTWCFFLLLALITVQPVLGAEARYQRSVERYTIPDVTLVNQDGAKVALRPYLETGEPVIVDFIYGTCTTICPVLSAGYANLQRKLAKEGRSVHLVSITIDPENDTPRVMKDYLARYRAKPGWDFLTGSRADIDAVMTAFDAYIPDKMSHYPLNMIRNPKDGTWVRLFGIMGSKEFMAEYKKVADL, from the coding sequence ATGCCCAAAAAGCTATTCGGTACATGGTGTTTCTTCCTGCTCCTGGCCCTCATTACGGTTCAGCCGGTGCTGGGCGCCGAGGCCCGCTACCAGCGCAGCGTCGAACGCTACACCATTCCTGACGTCACCCTCGTCAACCAGGACGGGGCGAAAGTCGCCCTGCGGCCTTATCTTGAAACGGGAGAACCAGTGATCGTCGATTTCATCTACGGCACCTGCACCACCATCTGCCCCGTCCTCTCCGCCGGCTACGCCAACCTGCAGCGCAAGCTAGCCAAGGAAGGGCGCAGCGTGCACCTGGTCTCGATCACCATCGACCCGGAGAACGATACCCCTCGGGTCATGAAGGACTATCTCGCCCGCTACCGCGCCAAGCCGGGCTGGGACTTTCTCACCGGCAGTCGCGCCGATATCGACGCGGTGATGACAGCCTTCGATGCCTACATTCCTGACAAGATGTCCCACTATCCGCTCAACATGATCCGCAATCCCAAGGACGGCACCTGGGTGCGTCTCTTCGGCATCATGGGCAGTAAGGAGTTCATGGCAGAATACAAGAAAGTGGCGGATTTATAA
- a CDS encoding ABC transporter substrate-binding protein, giving the protein MTTLLLTFFCATPVMAGEGGGESSVAAAAATATEPWRVEIAKPDPLLEGLSEAEILRLGRQMYQDGLLPDGEVMEGYIRGDIEVDSTAFSCASCHQRAGLGSFEGGVVTPPTTGKELYQPYRRPPSLNDVDRISGRYIYAKTILERPAYNRETLKHALLTGEDPVGELFNDVMPRYPLGDRALAILVRYLELLSLDFSPGAANGNFRFATIITDDVSARDREAALQPLQRFIYEQNQQVAMFRNFIKSGYTPTGDMRYAFRSASLAIWDLKGPPETWGEQLAAYQDRDQVFAVLGGISNQDWRPIHTFCESRRLPCLFPVTNLPVVSDHDWYTFYFNKGYYQEGDAAAHFLYRHASTDGVLQLIQDSPAGRALAAGFTAGSDDLGQQLPVSLTLSDQQLQDPQALAALLAERKPRVLLLWADASVLPALAKIPGGTASPTQIFVSSTLLGKALAEIPETAREQVFISWPFRLKPYVGDEEGTGFLSRKPIETTWKSFGAPRITSRIATVLDSCVIEGLQDIENNLYRDHLLDEMSMQMDRVVFDYERISFGPGQRYISKGCYIIQLGPGPEPELIPRSEWVIH; this is encoded by the coding sequence TTGACGACGCTGCTCCTCACCTTCTTCTGTGCGACGCCGGTGATGGCCGGGGAAGGGGGAGGGGAGTCGTCAGTCGCCGCGGCCGCGGCGACGGCGACCGAGCCCTGGCGGGTGGAGATAGCGAAGCCCGATCCCCTCCTGGAGGGACTCTCCGAAGCGGAGATTCTGCGTCTCGGCCGCCAGATGTACCAGGACGGCCTGCTCCCCGACGGCGAAGTGATGGAGGGATACATCCGCGGCGATATCGAGGTCGATTCCACCGCCTTCTCCTGCGCCAGCTGCCATCAGCGCGCCGGCCTCGGTTCCTTCGAGGGAGGCGTGGTGACGCCGCCGACCACCGGCAAGGAACTCTACCAGCCCTATCGCCGTCCCCCCTCGTTGAATGATGTGGACCGGATATCGGGACGCTACATCTACGCAAAAACAATTCTCGAGCGTCCGGCCTACAACAGGGAAACCTTGAAACATGCCTTGCTTACCGGCGAGGACCCGGTCGGTGAGCTCTTTAACGACGTCATGCCGCGCTATCCCCTGGGTGACCGGGCTCTGGCCATCCTGGTCCGTTATCTGGAACTTTTGTCCCTCGACTTCTCCCCGGGGGCAGCCAATGGCAACTTCAGGTTTGCCACCATCATTACCGATGATGTGAGTGCCCGCGATCGTGAAGCGGCGCTGCAGCCGCTGCAACGGTTTATTTATGAACAGAACCAGCAGGTCGCCATGTTCCGTAATTTTATCAAGTCCGGTTATACGCCGACCGGGGATATGAGGTATGCCTTTCGTTCCGCGTCCCTGGCGATCTGGGATCTCAAGGGCCCGCCGGAAACCTGGGGGGAGCAACTGGCCGCCTACCAGGACCGCGATCAGGTGTTTGCGGTTCTGGGGGGAATTTCCAACCAGGACTGGCGACCGATTCATACCTTTTGCGAAAGCCGGCGGCTCCCCTGCCTCTTCCCCGTCACCAATCTGCCGGTGGTCTCCGACCACGACTGGTACACCTTCTATTTCAACAAGGGGTACTATCAGGAAGGGGATGCGGCGGCACACTTTCTGTACCGACACGCATCGACGGACGGAGTTCTCCAGCTGATCCAGGATTCCCCGGCCGGGCGGGCCCTGGCTGCCGGCTTTACTGCCGGCAGCGACGACCTGGGCCAGCAACTGCCGGTCTCGCTCACCCTCAGTGACCAGCAGCTGCAAGACCCGCAAGCCCTTGCTGCCCTGCTCGCGGAACGCAAGCCCCGGGTGCTGCTGCTGTGGGCGGACGCAAGCGTGTTGCCGGCGCTGGCAAAGATCCCTGGCGGAACGGCCTCACCCACGCAAATCTTTGTTTCCTCGACCCTGCTCGGCAAGGCGCTTGCGGAGATTCCCGAAACAGCCCGGGAACAGGTCTTCATTAGCTGGCCGTTCCGTCTTAAACCCTATGTCGGCGACGAGGAGGGGACCGGGTTCCTCTCCCGCAAGCCGATCGAAACAACCTGGAAAAGTTTCGGCGCCCCGCGAATTACCTCACGCATTGCCACCGTCCTTGATAGTTGTGTCATCGAGGGGTTGCAGGATATCGAAAACAATCTCTATCGGGATCACCTGCTCGACGAAATGAGCATGCAGATGGACCGCGTTGTTTTCGATTACGAGCGCATCAGCTTCGGTCCCGGCCAGCGCTATATTTCCAAGGGGTGTTACATCATCCAGCTTGGCCCCGGCCCCGAACCGGAACTGATTCCGCGGAGTGAGTGGGTGATTCATTGA
- a CDS encoding outer membrane protein — translation MKQLRQFLMALALVGLLCTTAAAEVHDGLYAGLYGGLPVLEDATAQDALGSYNLETDPGSLYALTLGYELPPGSPVGDGRLELDVARRSNDYSQATFSDTAVSAEGTVSADSLLLNSFAAFRNRSPVTPYLGVGAGVAQLTVDNLVVDGVPLIDDDTLVFAWQAGCGLDIDLTRWLRLDVGYRYFATQNTKFNNTSGNKVKLEYTAHTALVGVVVKF, via the coding sequence ATGAAACAGCTGCGCCAATTCCTGATGGCCCTCGCCCTGGTCGGACTGCTCTGCACCACGGCCGCGGCCGAAGTTCATGACGGCCTTTACGCCGGCCTCTATGGCGGGCTGCCGGTTCTCGAAGATGCGACCGCGCAGGACGCCCTCGGCAGTTACAATCTCGAAACCGACCCCGGCAGCCTCTATGCCCTGACCCTCGGCTACGAACTTCCGCCCGGTTCGCCGGTAGGGGATGGCCGCCTCGAACTCGATGTCGCCAGGCGCAGCAATGATTACAGCCAGGCCACCTTCAGTGACACCGCAGTCAGCGCCGAAGGGACCGTTTCCGCCGACAGCCTGCTGCTCAACTCCTTTGCCGCCTTTCGCAACCGTTCTCCCGTCACGCCCTATCTCGGGGTCGGGGCCGGCGTGGCCCAACTGACCGTCGACAATCTGGTGGTCGATGGCGTGCCGCTGATCGATGACGACACCCTGGTTTTTGCCTGGCAGGCCGGCTGCGGCCTCGACATCGACCTCACCCGTTGGCTCCGTCTCGATGTCGGTTACCGCTACTTCGCCACCCAGAATACCAAGTTCAATAACACCAGCGGCAACAAGGTCAAGCTCGAGTACACCGCCCATACGGCGCTGGTGGGGGTGGTGGTTAAATTTTGA
- a CDS encoding S8 family serine peptidase produces the protein MAVVGTLLLRKILAITLLLLLAGCGDNTPTKSLAPVTPPPVTTYSLSGTITAAAGSAVDGDTNDPAAPLVANNLPDNAQQLPNPVVLGGYSTFVATGQNGDRFVSTRDEQDWYRMTLAAGQTISLTIADHDGNPGNLANPDLDLFLVDPVLYQTDPANSTVQSSEGHGPQETILVQNSGDYYVQVFAFNSGSNYTLTVGQAPAMVNGSALHIEDEFVPGEVIVRFRENADGAGITPQAASDRAAALGLDYRAGRPGAPMLFRQQVAVASPRTLAITPEASSRSALGVPLPSKRATLDLVKSLRRRADVVSADLNYIRRSSLVPNDTLFSHQWNAELINLPQAWELTTGNPAVVVAVLDTGVLMNHPDLAGRLCTASDDCRGYDLIADPIVAGDGDGIDPDPEDVGDKGLPDGSSGFHGTHIAGIAGAAGNNGTGIAGVDWAARIMPIRTLGIGGGTSYDVMQGVLYAAGLANDSGAVPAKPADVINLSLGGGGASDYEQAIFTQVRDLGIIVVAAAGNAHNLVDYPAALTGVVAVSAVDIDKKLAPYSNFGAAVDIAAPGGDSTTDRNGDGFADGVISTCGDDHTLPVKYTYVPYQGTSMATPHVAAVAGLMKGEYPALTPAEFDTLLAAGSLTEDLGGDGPAVRNDSFGYGLIDAQKSVLAAIGRANGGTLPASLAISPSYLNFGAGSTSLSLTLSNSGGGVLNVTAVTPNASWLTVDASAVPHGGLGTYTINIDRTGLTSATYAATLTIVTDQPASYPVTVLMQVGASGIANAGFQHIELVDAASGSRLTGLTKAADPVTGTYSYSFTGVPPGNYLVRSGTDSDHDGQICDPGESCGAYPLRNNPSVISVTTGNRTGLDFSSSF, from the coding sequence ATGGCGGTCGTTGGAACCTTGCTGCTGCGAAAAATTTTGGCCATCACCCTGCTGTTGCTCCTTGCCGGCTGCGGCGACAACACGCCGACCAAATCGCTCGCCCCGGTGACACCGCCGCCAGTGACCACCTACAGCCTCAGCGGGACCATCACCGCGGCAGCCGGCAGCGCCGTCGATGGCGACACCAACGACCCGGCGGCGCCCCTGGTGGCCAACAACCTTCCCGATAATGCCCAGCAGCTTCCCAACCCGGTTGTGCTTGGCGGCTACTCGACCTTTGTCGCTACCGGTCAAAACGGAGACCGCTTCGTCTCGACCCGCGATGAGCAGGACTGGTACCGAATGACCCTCGCGGCCGGTCAGACGATCAGCCTCACCATTGCCGACCATGACGGAAATCCGGGAAACCTCGCCAATCCCGACCTCGACCTCTTCCTGGTCGACCCTGTCCTCTACCAGACGGACCCGGCCAACTCCACCGTGCAATCATCGGAGGGACATGGCCCCCAGGAAACCATTTTGGTTCAGAACAGCGGCGATTACTACGTCCAGGTCTTCGCCTTCAACAGCGGTTCTAACTATACCCTCACCGTCGGCCAGGCCCCCGCCATGGTCAATGGTAGCGCTCTGCACATTGAAGACGAGTTTGTTCCCGGGGAGGTCATCGTCCGCTTCCGCGAGAATGCCGACGGTGCCGGGATTACTCCGCAGGCGGCCAGCGACCGCGCCGCCGCGCTCGGTCTTGATTACCGGGCCGGGCGTCCGGGAGCGCCAATGCTCTTTCGCCAGCAGGTTGCGGTGGCCTCGCCGCGCACCCTTGCCATTACCCCCGAAGCCAGCAGCAGGAGTGCCCTGGGCGTCCCGCTGCCCTCCAAGCGCGCGACCCTCGACCTGGTCAAATCGTTGCGCCGCCGCGCAGATGTCGTCAGCGCCGACCTCAACTACATCCGGCGGTCGTCGCTAGTACCCAACGACACCCTCTTTTCGCACCAGTGGAACGCCGAGCTGATCAACCTCCCCCAGGCCTGGGAGCTGACCACCGGCAACCCTGCCGTGGTGGTCGCCGTCCTCGACACCGGGGTGCTGATGAATCACCCCGACCTCGCCGGGCGGCTCTGTACCGCCAGTGACGACTGCCGCGGCTACGACCTGATTGCTGACCCGATTGTCGCCGGCGACGGCGACGGCATTGACCCTGACCCCGAAGATGTTGGCGATAAAGGGTTGCCGGACGGTTCAAGCGGCTTCCACGGGACCCATATTGCTGGTATCGCCGGTGCTGCCGGCAACAATGGGACAGGCATTGCAGGGGTTGACTGGGCTGCCAGGATCATGCCGATACGGACCCTCGGTATTGGTGGCGGCACCAGCTACGATGTCATGCAGGGGGTCCTCTATGCCGCTGGTCTCGCCAACGATTCCGGTGCCGTTCCGGCAAAACCGGCCGATGTTATCAACCTCAGCCTCGGCGGCGGCGGCGCTTCCGATTACGAGCAGGCTATCTTTACCCAGGTTCGCGACCTCGGCATTATCGTCGTTGCCGCCGCCGGTAACGCCCACAACCTGGTCGATTATCCTGCTGCTCTGACTGGTGTGGTTGCCGTGAGTGCCGTCGATATCGACAAGAAATTGGCGCCTTACTCCAACTTCGGTGCGGCTGTCGATATTGCAGCCCCGGGCGGTGACAGCACTACCGACCGTAACGGCGACGGCTTCGCCGACGGGGTGATCAGCACTTGCGGCGACGACCATACCCTGCCGGTTAAATATACCTACGTCCCCTACCAGGGGACGTCGATGGCGACACCCCACGTTGCCGCCGTCGCCGGCTTGATGAAAGGGGAATATCCGGCTCTGACTCCGGCCGAGTTCGACACTCTCCTTGCTGCCGGCAGCCTCACCGAGGATCTCGGCGGAGATGGCCCGGCGGTGCGCAACGATTCCTTCGGCTACGGCCTCATCGATGCCCAGAAGTCAGTCCTCGCCGCCATCGGCCGCGCCAACGGCGGCACCCTGCCGGCGTCCCTGGCAATCAGTCCGAGTTATCTTAACTTTGGTGCCGGCAGCACCAGCCTGTCGTTGACCCTGAGCAATTCCGGCGGCGGCGTTCTCAATGTCACCGCGGTCACACCCAACGCCTCCTGGCTCACCGTGGACGCCAGCGCCGTCCCCCACGGCGGCCTCGGTACCTACACCATCAACATCGATCGTACCGGTCTGACCAGCGCCACCTACGCCGCGACCCTCACCATTGTCACCGACCAGCCGGCGAGCTACCCGGTCACCGTCCTGATGCAGGTCGGCGCGTCCGGTATTGCTAACGCCGGTTTTCAGCATATCGAGCTCGTCGATGCCGCCAGCGGCAGCCGCCTGACCGGCCTTACCAAGGCCGCCGACCCGGTCACCGGCACCTACAGCTACAGTTTTACCGGGGTTCCGCCCGGGAATTACCTGGTCCGCTCCGGTACCGACTCGGACCATGACGGCCAGATCTGCGACCCCGGCGAATCCTGCGGCGCCTATCCTTTGCGCAACAACCCCTCGGTGATCAGTGTCACCACCGGGAATCGGACCGGGCTCGATTTCAGCAGCAGTTTTTAG